ATGCACTCCGCGACCTCGTTGCTGAACTCGCCCAGGGCGAGCCCTGCATCGTCATGACCATGGGCAAGGGCGGCGTCGGGAAAACCACGATCGCAGCCGCTCTCGCTCTCGCGCTGGCAGATCGCGGTCTGCCAGTCACGCTCAGCACCACGGATCCGGCCGCGCACGTGCACGACGTACTGCCGGACCCGCCGGCGAACTTACTCATCACTCGCATCGACCCCGCCGTAGAGACCGCCGCTTGGACTGAGCACGTGTTGGCCACGGCCGGATCAGGGATGGACGACGACGCCCACGACCTCCTCGCGGAGGACCTGCGCTCGCCGTGCACAGAGGAGGTCGCCGTCTTCCACGCCTTCGCGCGCACCGTGGCCGAGGCGTCAGGCCGGTTCGTCGTGATCGACACGGCGCCCACAGGACACACCCTGCTCCTGCTCAAATCCTCGCAGAGCTTCGCTCGCCGGGCGGCAACCAGCGGCGACCACACCGACGACGCGGCTTCCTCCCTTTTCGAATCCCTCGCCGACCCGCACCGCACCCGCATTATCCTCGTCGCCCTGCCAGAGGCCACCCCGGTGCACGAGGCTCTCTCGCTCCAGGCCGACCTCGCGCGCGCGGACCTGCACCCGTGGACGTGGGTCGCGAACGCCTCGCTCGCCGCGACCGCGACCACTGACCCGGTGCTTCGCGCTCGCTCGGCCGACGAGGGACGCTGGCTCGCCGAGATCGCCGACGCCAGCCCCCGCCGCCCAGCCGTCGTGCCGTGGCTCCCCGACGTCCCGGCCGGCGCCGACGCGCTACGCCGACTTGTCGGGTAACGCCCGGACTCGACCGTCCCAGTCGCCGCCTTGGGCATCGAGGCCGCCGACGTCGCCCGACTTACGCACGATCTCATGGTCCACGCGAAGGTGATCGGCTCCTAGCGACCACCGAAACCACAGAGCGAGCGGTGCGGCCGAGGCGGGCCAACGGCGGGCCGCCGCTCAGATGCGGTCCGGCTCCTCCTAGTGGTGTGTCTCAGTTTTGGTTGACTGTTTGGAGCGTGACGCGTCCGCGGGCGACTTTCTCGAGGATGCTGTCAGCGGTCGCGGTCCAGACCAGAGGCTTGGGTTCGTCGTTGTGTGCGGCGAGGTATTCCTCGATCGCGGCGATGAGATCGGGCACGGAGTGGAAGACACCGCGCCTGAGCGCCTTGTCGGTCAGTTCACGGAACCAGCGCTCGACGAGGTTCAGCCAGGATGACGATGTGGGCGTGAAATGCAGATGAAACCGGGGATGTTTGGCTAACCAGGCCCTCACGTTGGCATGCTTGTGGGTGGCGTAGTTGTCCAGAATCAGGTGGATTTCCAACCCGGCTGGGACGTTGTTCTCGATCGTTTTGAGGAACTTCAGGAACTCGGTGTGCCGGTGCTTGGGCAGGCAGGACTCGATCACCGTGCCCGTGGCGACGTCCAGGGCGGCGAACAGGGTCGTGGTGCCGTTGCGCTTGTAGTCGTGGGTCATCGTTGCCCCGCGGCCCTTCTTCATCGGCAACGAAGGCTGCGTGCGGTCCAACGCTTGGATTGACGATTTCTCGTCCATGCACAACACGATCGCCTGCTCCGGCGGGTTCAGATACAGGCCGACGACATCGACGAGTTTCTCTTCAAAGTGGGGGTCGTTCGAGAGCTTGAACGCGTCGACCCGATGCGGCTTCAACCCGCGGGCCGCCCAGATCCGCTGTACCTGGGCCGGCGATACCCCCGACGCTTTGGCCATCGTCCGAACCGACCAATGGGTCTGCCCCGCAGGCTTGGAATTCCGCGTCAAATCAACGATCTCATCGATCTTCGACTGCGGAATCACCGGCTTCCGGCCCCGACCGGCACGCACTCTTCCCAGCTTCGCCAGACCCTCCGCCTCGAACCGGGCACGCCAAGCCCGTACCGTCGTCGGCGTCACCGACACTGCGGCAGCGATCCCAGCATTGGCGACCCCATCGGCGGCCAACAACAGAACACGCGCCCGCTGCACCTCACGATGCGCCGCCGTCTGCGACTTCGACAGCACCGCAAGCGCGGCACGTTGACCATCAGACATCACCAAAGCAGGAGCCGGATTCCTCATCAAGCAAGAATATCAACCAAACCCCTACTTATTTTGGAGACACACCACTAGTTCTTCTCGACCAGCGCGACCGACGTGGGCGCCTCGATGGTGCGCGACACGGTGCACTCCTTGTCGTGCGAGATCCTGAGCGCCGACGCCACGCGGGCGCGCGCCTTGTCGCCGTCGGTGCCCTCCGGGAACACCAAGTCGAACAGCACGCGCACGTTCTCGAGCACGTTGCCCTCGACATCGTCGTGGACGTAGTCGGCCTGAGAAGTGACCTCGAACTTGCTCGGCTCGGCTCGCCGCGTGGTCATCATGTCGACGTCAAGGCTCGAGCAGCCAGCTACCGAGGCGAGCAGCAACTCGACGGGGCTCAGTAGCCCCTGGCCGCGCCCGAATTGGAGCGAGGCGCCGGCTGCGTTCGTGACGGTGTAGACGCCCACTGAATCGCGGGTGAGCGTTACGGAGCGGGGGGTGATGTCGCGTGTCATGGGATCCATGGTGGCACGTGGGCTGCCGCACCCGGCACCACCTGCGCCGAAGTTACAGCGTGAGCCGAACTCGTTTGAGCACCGTGCGGGGCTCACGAGTAGTAGCGTCCCACGGCCGTGACTTTGGCACGATGGGGTGGGCGGCGGCGCGCTTGGCGGCGGCGCGCTTGGCGGCGGCGCGCTTGGCGGCACGACCGCGTGACGGCGTCCCTAAGACTGGCGCAGTCCGAGAGCGTCCACGAGCGCGCACGCGGCCTCGGGCCTGTTGAACGTGATGATGTGGATTCCAGGTGCGCCTGCGTCGATCAGGTCGCGCGACAGGCGAGCCGCGTGGTCCACGCCAGCCGCGAGCGCGGTTGCGTCGTCCTCCGCGGCCTCGAGCGCACCGAGTAGCTCGCCAGGCGTGGGCACGCCCGTGAGCTCGGCGGCGCGATAGGCGCGGCGAGCGGAGACGAGCGGCATCACCTCGGGGACGATCGGCAGGCCGATGCCCTCGGCGGCCGCGTCGCGGACGAGCGCCTCGTAGTGGGGCACCTCGTAGAACACCTGGGTGATCGCGAAGTCTGCGCCCGCGTCTTGCTTGGCGCGCAGCACGTCGAGTCCCTGCTGGCGCCATTGCTCGAAGGCGTGCTGGGCGGGGAACGCTGTCACGCCAATGCTGATGTCCAGGCCGTGTGCCGCGGCGACTTCTCGCAGCAGCGCAACCAATTCGGACGCGTACTGCAGCCCGTCCGGATGGGGGCTCCAGTTCGTCTGACCCTTGGCCGGGTCGCCGCGCAGCGCCAAGAAGTCGCTCACGCCCTCGCCCAGGTACTCCTCGATCACCGCGACGAGGTCCGCGCGGCTCTGGTCGACGCACGTGAGGTGGGCCAGCGGCGGGATGGTGTGCGCTTCGGCCAGGCGCTGCACCACGCCGCGGCTGGTCGAGCGAGTCGACCCCGACGCGCCGTATGTGATCGAGACGAAGTCGGGCCGGGTGCTGGCAAGCACTTCCATGGTGTCCTTCAGCGATTCCTCGGCCGCGGGGGTACGCGGCGGGAAGAGCTCGTACGACAGGGTCGTGTGCTCGGTGGCGAGGAGGTCGCGGATCGTCATGGCGTGGCAAGACTACGCGGGCGCGCGGGTGCGTGACGCACCGCCAGGCCCGCGCGCAGGCCACCTATGGGTGCGTGACGCACCGCAGGGAGGGGTGCCGCAGACGGCTGTCGTGCCCAGGCGGGCCAGGCGTGGCCTCTCCCCGCCCCCGGAGCTCACCGGGCCTCCCGTCGGCCCCTCACGCCACACTGGAGCCATGATCACGGAACCGAACGACCTCACTCGCTGCTTTGGCAACGGAGACCCGCTGTATGAGGCGTATCACGACTGTGAATGGGGTGTGCCAGTCCACGGCGACACGGCCCTGTACGAACGCATCGTGCTGGAAGGCATGCAGTCCGGGCTGTCGTGGCTCACGATCCTGCGCAAGCGGGACAACTTCCGGGCGGCCTTCGCCGGCTTCGAGCCAACCGCCGTCGCCGAGTTCGGGGACGACGACGTGGAGCGACTGCTCGCCGACGCGGGCATCGTGCGCAATCGACTCAAGGTCAACGCCGCGATTATCAACGCGCGCGCCGTGGTCGCGCTGCAGGAGGCGGGAGGGTCGCTCGACCAACTGTTCTGGTCGCACGCCCCCGAGCCGCGGGCCGCTCGTCCCACAGACTGGGAGGGCGTGCCCGCTTCGACCCCGGAGTCGGTGGCGCTCACCAAGGAACTCAAGAAGGCTGGCTTCGTGTTCGTGGGGCCCACCACCATGTACGCCGCGATGCAGGCGTGCGGCCTGGTGGACGACCACATCGAGGGATGCGTCGCGACGCGCTAGGCCCTCCGTGCGGGTCAGTGGGCGTCCACGGCGTCGGCGGGATTCCCGCGCAGGCGCTGCACCCCGTGAAACACCGTGACGACAACCGAGCCGACGAGCGCGCCCACCATCGCGGAGGCAAGCGTGTTCGCGAGCCATCCCAAGAAGCCGCCGATGCCGGCGATGTCATGCACGGCCTCCTCGGCGCTGTGGACGAGTTCGTAGGGCGCTACCCAACCCAACTCGTCCAGTCCGACGAGCAGGATGTGCCCTCCGACCCACAACATGGCGATGATCCCCACCGTGGACAGCACCGCGAGGAACTTGGGCATCGCGAGGACGAGCGCTCGACCGAAGGCTGCGGACGCCCCGGTCCGCTTCTCCGCCAAATACAGCCCCACGTCATCCATCTTCACGATGAGCGCGACAACGCCGTACACGATGGCTGTAATGACGACAGCCACCACCGCAAGAATGATGGCCCTCGACACCAGTGGCTCGTCCGCGACTTCGTTGAGCGCGATCACCATGATCTCTGTGGAGAGGATGAAGTCGGTGC
The Demequina sp. TMPB413 DNA segment above includes these coding regions:
- a CDS encoding IS630 family transposase, which gives rise to MRNPAPALVMSDGQRAALAVLSKSQTAAHREVQRARVLLLAADGVANAGIAAAVSVTPTTVRAWRARFEAEGLAKLGRVRAGRGRKPVIPQSKIDEIVDLTRNSKPAGQTHWSVRTMAKASGVSPAQVQRIWAARGLKPHRVDAFKLSNDPHFEEKLVDVVGLYLNPPEQAIVLCMDEKSSIQALDRTQPSLPMKKGRGATMTHDYKRNGTTTLFAALDVATGTVIESCLPKHRHTEFLKFLKTIENNVPAGLEIHLILDNYATHKHANVRAWLAKHPRFHLHFTPTSSSWLNLVERWFRELTDKALRRGVFHSVPDLIAAIEEYLAAHNDEPKPLVWTATADSILEKVARGRVTLQTVNQN
- a CDS encoding OsmC family protein, translating into MTRDITPRSVTLTRDSVGVYTVTNAAGASLQFGRGQGLLSPVELLLASVAGCSSLDVDMMTTRRAEPSKFEVTSQADYVHDDVEGNVLENVRVLFDLVFPEGTDGDKARARVASALRISHDKECTVSRTIEAPTSVALVEKN
- a CDS encoding methylenetetrahydrofolate reductase; the encoded protein is MTIRDLLATEHTTLSYELFPPRTPAAEESLKDTMEVLASTRPDFVSITYGASGSTRSTSRGVVQRLAEAHTIPPLAHLTCVDQSRADLVAVIEEYLGEGVSDFLALRGDPAKGQTNWSPHPDGLQYASELVALLREVAAAHGLDISIGVTAFPAQHAFEQWRQQGLDVLRAKQDAGADFAITQVFYEVPHYEALVRDAAAEGIGLPIVPEVMPLVSARRAYRAAELTGVPTPGELLGALEAAEDDATALAAGVDHAARLSRDLIDAGAPGIHIITFNRPEAACALVDALGLRQS
- a CDS encoding DNA-3-methyladenine glycosylase I, whose protein sequence is MITEPNDLTRCFGNGDPLYEAYHDCEWGVPVHGDTALYERIVLEGMQSGLSWLTILRKRDNFRAAFAGFEPTAVAEFGDDDVERLLADAGIVRNRLKVNAAIINARAVVALQEAGGSLDQLFWSHAPEPRAARPTDWEGVPASTPESVALTKELKKAGFVFVGPTTMYAAMQACGLVDDHIEGCVATR
- a CDS encoding DUF808 domain-containing protein gives rise to the protein MAGGLVALLDDIAALAKLAAASVDDIGVAASRAGVKAAGVVIDDTAVTPRYLHGFTSARELPIVRRIAIGSLRNKLVFILPAALLLSQLLPWLLTPILMVGGTYLAFEGAEKLYELVTGHAKDKREVPAAVQGVDVEKTMVASAIRTDFILSTEIMVIALNEVADEPLVSRAIILAVVAVVITAIVYGVVALIVKMDDVGLYLAEKRTGASAAFGRALVLAMPKFLAVLSTVGIIAMLWVGGHILLVGLDELGWVAPYELVHSAEEAVHDIAGIGGFLGWLANTLASAMVGALVGSVVVTVFHGVQRLRGNPADAVDAH